The following proteins come from a genomic window of Lolium rigidum isolate FL_2022 chromosome 5, APGP_CSIRO_Lrig_0.1, whole genome shotgun sequence:
- the LOC124653654 gene encoding transcription factor PHYTOCHROME INTERACTING FACTOR-LIKE 13-like, giving the protein MDQFVPADWNWSTNNGDALAPSSAQDDGLVELLWSNSNVVMHNQPPPPSVRGLEAAFVDDDSSPEMELFSEILCQTPADAGRSSTGKRKQRDAAGSPSEVTRDVESESHAETKCQPEPSSGKRRRAAQVHNLSERMRRDRINEKMRALQELIPHCNKTDKASMLDEAIDYLKSLQLRVQMMWTTGGGMPASAPPMFPASGAHRYMQRMASMRSRMPQFRTNVYSNLIGDDR; this is encoded by the exons ATGGACCAGTTCGTCCCTGCTGATTGGAATTGGAGCACCAACAATGGAGACGCCCTCGCGCCGTCGTC CGCCCAAGACGACGGCCTCGTCGAGCTGCTGTGGTCCAACAGCAACGTCGTCATGCAcaaccagccgccgccgccgtcggtgcGGGGGCTGGAGGCGGCCTTCGTAGACGACGACAGCTCACCCGAGATGGAGCTCTTCTCGGAAATCTTATGCCAAACGCCGGCAGACGCCGGCCGCAGCAGCACAGGCAAGCGGAAGCAGAGAGACGCCGCCGGGAGCCCCAGCGAGGTTACGCGGGACGTGGAGTCCGAGTCCCATGCCGAGACTAAGTGCCAGCCGGAGCCGTCGTCGGGCAAACGGCGGCGCGCCGcccaagtgcacaacctctcggagAGG ATGAGGAGGGACAGGATCaacgagaagatgagggctctgcAAGAACTCATTCCCCACTGCAACAAA ACGGACAAGGCGTCGATGCTGGACGAGGCGATCGACTACCTCAAGTCGCTGCAGCTGCGGGTACAGATGATGTGGACGACTGGTGGCGGCATGCCGGCGTCGGCGCCTCCGATGTTCCCGGCTAGCGGCGCCCATCGGTACATGCAGCGGATGGCCTCCATGCGTTCCAGGATGCCGCAGTTCAGGACTAACGTATACAGTAATTTGATAGGTGATGATAGGTGA